A part of Streptomyces sp. NBC_01497 genomic DNA contains:
- a CDS encoding aldo/keto reductase, with amino-acid sequence MSPTPLPAASVPSVTLNNGVPMPRLGFGVFQVPDDETTAAVSTALEAGYRSIDTAAVYGNERGVGRALASSGIAREDLFVTTKLWNADQGYEAAQAAFDVSLDKLGLDFVDLYLIHWPAPAKDAYLDTWRALEKLLADGRVRAIGVSNFQPAHLQRLIDSSATVPAVNQIELHPGLQQRELREFHARHGIVTEAWSPLAQGALLAQEAVTGIAARHGRSPAQVVLRWHLQSGNVVIPKSVTPERIRQNLDVFGFELSGDEMEALAALDRGMRTGPDPDTLN; translated from the coding sequence ATGTCCCCCACTCCCCTCCCCGCCGCTTCCGTCCCCTCGGTCACGCTGAACAACGGTGTCCCGATGCCGCGGCTCGGCTTCGGTGTCTTCCAGGTACCGGACGACGAGACCACCGCCGCCGTGAGCACGGCGCTGGAGGCCGGCTACCGCAGCATCGACACGGCCGCGGTCTACGGCAACGAACGCGGCGTCGGCCGCGCCCTCGCCTCCTCGGGCATCGCCCGCGAGGATCTCTTCGTCACCACGAAACTGTGGAACGCCGACCAGGGGTACGAGGCCGCGCAGGCCGCGTTCGACGTATCGCTGGACAAGCTCGGGCTCGACTTCGTCGATCTCTACCTGATCCACTGGCCGGCCCCGGCGAAGGACGCCTACCTCGACACCTGGCGGGCGCTCGAAAAGCTGCTGGCCGACGGCCGTGTCCGGGCCATCGGCGTGTCCAACTTCCAGCCCGCGCACCTCCAGCGGCTGATCGACAGCTCCGCCACCGTGCCCGCCGTCAACCAGATCGAGCTCCATCCTGGCCTGCAGCAGCGGGAGTTGCGCGAGTTCCACGCCCGCCACGGCATCGTGACCGAGGCGTGGAGCCCGCTCGCGCAGGGCGCCCTCCTCGCGCAGGAAGCGGTGACCGGCATCGCCGCGCGCCACGGCAGGTCGCCCGCGCAGGTCGTGCTGCGCTGGCACCTCCAGAGCGGCAACGTCGTGATCCCCAAGTCCGTGACGCCCGAACGCATCCGGCAGAACCTGGACGTCTTCGGCTTCGAACTGTCCGGCGACGAGATGGAGGCCCTGGCCGCCCTCGACCGCGGCATGCGCACCGGACCGGACCCGGACACCCTCAACTGA
- a CDS encoding DUF5133 domain-containing protein has product MAHPAILRNLVEQFQTLRLLHAEKGTPESRRRLEDVTYTLCVSTGTRTPEEALTRAHEQLARALTATVEPGAVTPAPAVGARSARTAADRAPLEPA; this is encoded by the coding sequence ATGGCCCACCCCGCGATCCTGCGCAATCTCGTGGAACAGTTCCAGACCCTTCGCCTCCTCCACGCGGAGAAGGGGACCCCCGAGTCCCGCCGCCGCCTTGAGGACGTCACGTACACGCTCTGCGTCTCCACCGGCACCCGTACCCCGGAGGAGGCCCTGACACGCGCCCACGAGCAACTGGCCAGGGCACTCACGGCCACGGTCGAGCCCGGCGCCGTGACGCCCGCGCCGGCCGTCGGGGCGCGGAGCGCTCGCACCGCCGCGGACCGCGCACCGCTGGAACCGGCCTGA
- a CDS encoding CsbD family protein — protein MSENEKAKAKGEQIKGKSKETAGRVVGNERMTAEGRAEKAKGDARDAKEKGKDAFKH, from the coding sequence GTGAGTGAGAACGAGAAGGCCAAGGCCAAGGGCGAGCAGATCAAGGGCAAGTCCAAGGAGACCGCGGGCCGCGTGGTCGGCAACGAGCGGATGACCGCCGAAGGCCGCGCCGAGAAGGCGAAGGGCGACGCCCGCGACGCCAAGGAAAAGGGCAAGGACGCCTTCAAACACTGA
- a CDS encoding YkvA family protein, translated as MDDRELWVLLALGAAAVAAMLAVAVTLAVRLVRTRRLLRRAGLPTGRRWVFWAALAYLVLPTDLMPDPVYLDDIGVLLLALRALTSAAPPEVLLRAAVPAPHVRSGRSAGARRTGRGGPPRS; from the coding sequence ATGGACGACAGGGAACTGTGGGTCCTGCTCGCGCTCGGCGCGGCCGCCGTCGCCGCCATGCTCGCCGTGGCCGTCACCCTCGCCGTACGCCTCGTGCGCACCCGGCGCCTGCTGCGCAGGGCGGGCCTGCCCACCGGCCGTCGCTGGGTGTTCTGGGCCGCACTCGCCTACCTGGTGCTGCCCACCGACCTCATGCCCGACCCGGTGTACCTGGACGACATCGGGGTGCTTCTCCTGGCCCTGCGCGCCCTGACGTCCGCCGCTCCGCCCGAGGTGCTTCTCCGCGCCGCCGTTCCCGCCCCGCACGTACGCTCCGGCCGGTCGGCCGGTGCGCGGCGCACCGGGCGGGGCGGACCGCCGAGGTCCTGA
- the ligD gene encoding non-homologous end-joining DNA ligase, whose protein sequence is MLAVAAPAPDDRGSAAWAFEVKWDGVRCVVGTRGDGTVRLGARTGTDITARYPELAALGARLRGRDAVLDGEVVVLDEGGRPDFGLLQRRMGVTGPGRAAALARTLPVRLVLFDITRLDGASLLRVPYEERRGLLAGLGLDDGPHWSVPAHLRGRGHEAWRTTLDHGYEGIVAKRLSSPYTPGVRSPHWRKTRHLVTLDVVLGGWNEGRGGLGGLPGSVLVGVAEGAGLRYAGAVGSGLSGDERRELARYFRVLARDTSPFAGPVDVAAPHFAEPRLVAEVAFSGWTSSGLLRQPVWHRLRPDLTRLD, encoded by the coding sequence ATGCTGGCCGTCGCCGCGCCGGCGCCGGACGACCGGGGCAGCGCCGCGTGGGCGTTCGAGGTCAAGTGGGACGGCGTGCGGTGCGTCGTCGGCACGCGGGGCGACGGCACGGTACGGCTCGGCGCCAGGACGGGCACCGACATCACTGCCCGCTACCCCGAACTGGCGGCGCTCGGCGCCCGGCTGCGGGGCCGGGACGCCGTCCTCGACGGCGAGGTCGTCGTGCTGGACGAGGGCGGACGGCCCGACTTCGGGCTGCTCCAGCGCAGGATGGGCGTGACGGGCCCGGGCCGCGCCGCCGCGCTCGCACGGACCCTGCCCGTGCGGCTCGTCCTGTTCGACATCACGCGGCTCGACGGCGCGTCGCTGCTGCGCGTCCCCTATGAGGAGCGGCGCGGGCTGCTTGCCGGGCTCGGGCTCGACGACGGGCCCCACTGGTCAGTGCCCGCCCATCTGAGGGGCCGGGGCCACGAGGCGTGGCGAACGACCCTCGACCACGGCTACGAGGGCATCGTGGCCAAGCGGCTCTCCTCCCCGTACACCCCCGGGGTCCGCTCACCCCACTGGCGCAAGACGCGCCACCTCGTCACGCTCGACGTCGTCCTCGGCGGGTGGAACGAGGGCAGGGGCGGCCTCGGCGGGCTCCCCGGATCGGTCCTCGTGGGTGTGGCCGAGGGTGCGGGCCTGCGCTACGCGGGGGCCGTGGGCTCCGGCCTCTCCGGCGATGAGCGGCGCGAACTCGCCCGGTATTTCCGGGTGCTGGCGCGCGACACCTCCCCGTTCGCGGGCCCGGTCGACGTGGCGGCGCCGCACTTTGCCGAGCCGCGCCTGGTCGCCGAGGTCGCCTTCTCCGGCTGGACGTCGTCGGGCCTGCTGCGCCAGCCCGTCTGGCACCGGCTGCGGCCCGACCTCACCCGCCTCGACTGA
- a CDS encoding aldo/keto reductase has translation MSISRLLPGRIGFGTAPLGNMFRDIPDDEARATVDAAWDQGIRYFDTAPFYGAGLAELRLGEALSARPREEYVLSSKVGRLVLDEEEAPGARDMGEKGGLFAHGRPNKVVDDYTADATLRSIEDSLKRLGTGRLDIVWVHDIAQDFHGDRWLQQFDTARTGAFRALTRLREEGVIGAWGIGVNRVEPLELALALDEPRPDAFLLAGRYTLLDHERALQRLLPAAREAGVDIVAGGPYSSGVLAGGRHFEYQDAPAEVVERVARIKALADRHGIHIKSAALQFTLGHPAVAAVIPGATKPGRIAEDLAALDERVPAAFWQDLRADGLIAPDAPAPRG, from the coding sequence ATGAGCATCTCCCGGCTGCTGCCCGGCCGTATCGGCTTCGGCACCGCGCCCCTCGGCAACATGTTCCGCGACATCCCCGACGACGAGGCCCGGGCGACGGTCGACGCCGCCTGGGACCAGGGCATCCGCTACTTCGACACGGCCCCCTTCTACGGCGCGGGCCTCGCCGAACTGCGCCTCGGCGAGGCGCTGTCCGCGAGGCCGCGCGAGGAGTACGTACTGAGCTCGAAAGTCGGCCGCCTCGTCCTCGACGAGGAAGAGGCGCCAGGCGCCCGCGACATGGGCGAGAAGGGCGGCCTGTTCGCCCATGGCCGCCCCAACAAGGTCGTCGACGACTACACGGCCGACGCCACGCTGCGCTCGATCGAGGACAGCCTGAAGCGGCTGGGGACCGGCCGGCTCGACATCGTCTGGGTCCACGACATCGCCCAGGACTTCCACGGCGACCGCTGGCTCCAGCAGTTCGACACCGCGCGCACGGGCGCGTTCCGCGCGCTGACAAGGCTGCGGGAAGAGGGCGTGATCGGGGCCTGGGGCATCGGCGTCAACCGGGTGGAGCCCCTGGAGCTGGCGCTCGCCCTGGACGAGCCCCGTCCCGACGCGTTCCTGCTGGCGGGCCGCTACACGCTGCTCGACCACGAACGCGCGCTGCAGCGGCTGCTGCCCGCGGCGCGGGAAGCGGGCGTCGACATCGTCGCCGGCGGTCCGTACAGCTCGGGAGTACTCGCCGGCGGACGCCACTTCGAGTACCAGGACGCGCCCGCCGAGGTCGTCGAGCGCGTCGCCCGCATCAAGGCGCTCGCGGACCGCCATGGCATCCACATCAAGTCCGCGGCCCTGCAGTTCACGCTCGGGCACCCCGCCGTCGCGGCCGTGATCCCCGGCGCCACCAAGCCGGGCCGCATCGCGGAGGACCTCGCCGCTCTCGACGAGCGGGTACCGGCCGCCTTCTGGCAGGACCTGCGGGCGGACGGCCTGATCGCCCCCGACGCCCCGGCCCCGCGGGGCTGA
- a CDS encoding helix-turn-helix transcriptional regulator: MRDLLSRPEAAYRAGPRPPLALRGQRQPLDTAGAALRDGRGVLLYGPDGSGRTTLVEALAGRLGPEVHCLTCSPTEEDADLPFVGLVDLFTRVPEAVFDALPGEPARALREVLLGARAGVEERDRLALRVAVTETLRRLAGRGPAALVIDGLHWLDEQSADVLSFAVRRLRGSPVRFLATERVGPGGVPGRPWCCPPGTVEIPLLPLPDDDIAALLASVSGGTLPPRTVRVVRELAAGNPRYARELGRGAHLDGMLAADGSPRVPVRLRASTLAPARVLPAPVRWTLLVCCAAAHPDLTVLRAAGITDADTHLGAAERAGVASVGADGTVTFVHPLLRAALYADASARERRAAHALLAGAVTHRRRRAHHLALAHPYENETVAATVMAAADAAHAGGALEDAAELARLAADRTPSDAGPGPGGGPGTRHRDDRCLRAAEYACDAGRCEQSEHLARTVLRSSPSPRHRVEARIVLLRNAGQALEGFQEVLSAGFRDAVGDPVLTARLHHWAALRSLIVGDPADAARHARRAATDGAIAADPMTGLSALTTLARVHALTGGTDAARAALDRALDLADREGDPRRRRMVRMRAVLALDLDEVAEARARMSELLSGEGEYEPGDPECTSVEDRVATLLALVRIEVRAGECRAALRDAARCARTAARAGVVSAPALYALALAASVGATTEEARPLAADAVRASESDGDRLFLLRALAAQAQTALFGGDLQGAAEAVGILLRVRGIGEAMGVADPPLLLWTADLAEAQVMLGEADAADEVIRDARRHLHAASPGSVHAALERAEGLREAARGRAKEGAALLRTAADRLRTLDLPVDLLRTLIALGTVERRARHRPAASRALTEALALAEARGAIPLAHRARAELARLGSLESGGAAVLTATETRIAELVTSGASNREVAAKLFISVKTVEGNLSRVYRKIGVRSRTALARAMALSAEAPVAPAAGARPVTPTGGQGA; the protein is encoded by the coding sequence GTGCGAGATCTCCTTTCCCGGCCGGAAGCCGCGTACCGGGCGGGGCCCCGGCCGCCGCTGGCCCTGCGCGGTCAGCGGCAGCCGCTGGACACGGCGGGCGCCGCGCTGCGCGACGGACGCGGAGTGCTCCTGTACGGCCCCGACGGCAGCGGCAGGACAACCCTCGTCGAAGCGCTGGCGGGCCGACTGGGCCCCGAAGTCCACTGCTTGACCTGCTCGCCGACCGAAGAGGACGCGGACCTGCCCTTCGTGGGGCTGGTGGACCTGTTCACCCGCGTCCCCGAGGCGGTGTTCGACGCTCTGCCCGGCGAACCCGCACGAGCCCTGCGGGAGGTGCTGCTGGGGGCGCGTGCGGGCGTCGAGGAGCGTGACCGGCTCGCGCTGCGGGTGGCCGTCACGGAGACCCTGCGGCGGCTCGCCGGGCGCGGCCCCGCGGCACTGGTGATCGACGGACTCCACTGGCTCGACGAACAGAGCGCCGACGTGCTGTCGTTCGCGGTGCGCCGGCTGCGCGGAAGCCCGGTCCGCTTCCTCGCCACCGAACGTGTCGGACCCGGCGGAGTGCCGGGCCGCCCGTGGTGCTGCCCGCCCGGCACCGTCGAGATCCCCCTGCTCCCGCTGCCCGACGACGACATCGCCGCCCTCCTCGCCTCCGTGAGCGGCGGCACCCTGCCGCCGAGGACGGTCCGGGTCGTGCGCGAACTCGCGGCGGGCAACCCCCGCTACGCCCGCGAACTGGGCCGGGGAGCACACCTCGACGGGATGCTCGCCGCGGACGGCAGCCCCCGTGTTCCCGTCAGGCTACGCGCGTCGACCCTTGCCCCGGCCCGTGTGCTGCCCGCACCCGTCCGGTGGACCCTGCTGGTCTGCTGCGCCGCCGCCCACCCCGACCTCACCGTCCTCAGGGCGGCCGGCATAACCGACGCCGACACGCATCTCGGCGCCGCGGAGCGGGCCGGAGTGGCATCCGTCGGTGCCGACGGCACCGTCACCTTCGTCCATCCGCTGCTGCGCGCCGCCCTGTACGCGGACGCGTCGGCACGGGAACGACGAGCCGCGCACGCCCTGTTGGCGGGCGCCGTCACGCACCGCCGGCGCAGGGCCCACCACCTGGCGCTCGCCCACCCCTACGAGAACGAGACGGTCGCGGCCACGGTGATGGCCGCGGCCGACGCGGCGCACGCCGGGGGTGCCCTGGAGGACGCGGCGGAACTGGCCCGGCTCGCCGCCGACCGCACACCGTCCGACGCCGGCCCCGGCCCGGGCGGCGGCCCCGGCACCCGGCACCGGGACGACCGGTGCCTGCGGGCCGCCGAGTACGCCTGCGACGCAGGCCGCTGCGAGCAGTCCGAACACCTGGCCCGTACGGTCCTGAGGTCGTCGCCCTCGCCGCGGCACCGGGTCGAGGCCAGGATCGTGCTGCTGCGCAACGCCGGGCAGGCGCTCGAAGGCTTCCAGGAGGTGCTGTCCGCGGGGTTCAGGGACGCCGTGGGCGACCCGGTCCTGACGGCCCGGCTGCACCACTGGGCGGCGCTGCGCAGCCTGATCGTCGGTGACCCGGCGGACGCCGCACGGCACGCGCGCCGGGCCGCCACGGACGGGGCGATCGCGGCGGACCCCATGACGGGCCTGAGCGCCCTGACAACGCTGGCGCGCGTGCACGCGCTCACCGGTGGGACCGATGCGGCGCGCGCCGCGCTGGATCGCGCTCTCGATCTCGCGGACCGCGAGGGCGACCCCCGCCGCCGGCGGATGGTGCGCATGCGCGCCGTCCTCGCGCTGGACCTCGACGAGGTCGCGGAGGCGCGCGCCCGGATGAGCGAACTCCTCAGCGGCGAGGGCGAGTACGAGCCGGGCGACCCGGAGTGCACCAGCGTCGAGGACCGTGTCGCGACCCTGCTCGCCCTCGTCAGGATCGAGGTGCGCGCGGGGGAGTGCCGGGCGGCACTGCGCGACGCGGCGCGGTGTGCCCGTACCGCGGCCCGGGCCGGCGTGGTGTCGGCGCCCGCGCTCTACGCCCTCGCCCTCGCCGCCTCCGTCGGCGCCACGACCGAGGAGGCACGGCCCCTCGCGGCGGACGCGGTACGCGCCTCGGAGTCCGACGGTGACCGGCTCTTCCTGCTCCGCGCCCTCGCGGCGCAGGCGCAGACCGCCTTGTTCGGCGGGGACCTCCAGGGCGCGGCCGAGGCGGTCGGGATCCTGCTGCGGGTACGGGGGATCGGCGAGGCCATGGGGGTCGCGGACCCGCCGCTCCTGCTGTGGACGGCGGACCTGGCCGAGGCCCAGGTGATGCTGGGCGAGGCCGACGCCGCCGACGAGGTGATCAGGGACGCGCGCCGGCACCTGCACGCCGCCTCACCCGGGAGCGTGCACGCCGCGCTCGAACGGGCCGAAGGGCTCCGGGAGGCCGCCAGGGGACGCGCCAAGGAGGGCGCGGCACTCCTTCGCACGGCGGCCGACCGGTTGCGCACGCTCGACCTGCCCGTCGACCTGCTGCGGACCCTGATCGCACTCGGCACCGTGGAACGCCGGGCCCGTCACCGCCCGGCCGCGAGCCGTGCCCTCACCGAGGCGCTCGCCCTCGCCGAGGCGCGGGGCGCGATCCCGCTCGCGCACCGAGCCCGGGCCGAACTCGCCCGGCTCGGCTCCCTGGAGAGCGGCGGCGCCGCCGTGCTGACGGCCACCGAGACGAGGATCGCCGAACTGGTCACCAGCGGAGCCTCCAACCGCGAGGTGGCGGCGAAGCTGTTCATCAGCGTCAAGACGGTCGAGGGGAACCTGTCCCGCGTCTACCGGAAGATCGGGGTGCGCTCGCGCACCGCGCTGGCCCGGGCGATGGCGCTGTCCGCCGAGGCGCCCGTAGCCCCGGCCGCGGGCGCCCGCCCCGTCACCCCGACCGGCGGCCAGGGAGCCTGA
- a CDS encoding GTP-binding protein, whose product MRFLTPRPTLNLGILAHVDAGKTSLTERLLHDNGAIEALGSVDAGNTRTDSGELERERGITIRSAVAAFAVDGLQINLVDTPGHPDFIAEVERALSVLDAAVLVLSAVEGVQAQTRVLMRSLRRLRLPTLLFVNKIDRRGARPEDLTADIRRKLAPDIVPLATVREPGTGRARAVPLPVTSAAEVLAEHDEAWLARLVDGPAPGASETRALLAAQTTAGLVHPLLFGSALTGEGTRDLTGAVAALVRPPAADPAGPARGTVFAVERAGRGREKTAYLRLFDGEVRERRRVVLRRSLPGGGIEEYAGRIARLDVLTARAPGAARPPATVRDAGPPAEPGTPGISGGPGQPDRRGALPDDPAATGTQEPGGVLRAGGIAAVRGLPGVRVGDRLGAAPEDTREARFPPPGLETVVRPVRPGQEAALHAALTELADEDPLIGTRVAGDGQISVLLHGEVQREVVGERLRREYAVDAEFAPVTPVCFERPSGTGEALTMVDPLRGGVYWATVGLRIGPGARDSGVTFRREVEWGALPRAFHRAIEESVRRTLRQGLYGWEVTDCVVTLHTVGYVSPLSTAADFRGLTPLVLRRALEAAGTDVYEPCRRTEIEIPADALNVVTGFLTAIGAGVRATVERGGGWLVTADVPAAAAGRLNTALPGLTRGEGAAYADRGPDRRVRGTPPRRDTDGC is encoded by the coding sequence GTGCGCTTCCTGACTCCGCGCCCCACGCTGAACCTGGGGATCCTGGCCCATGTCGACGCCGGTAAGACGAGCCTGACCGAGCGCCTGCTCCACGACAACGGCGCCATCGAGGCGCTCGGCAGCGTCGACGCGGGAAACACCCGCACCGACAGCGGCGAACTCGAACGCGAACGGGGCATCACCATCCGCTCCGCTGTGGCCGCCTTCGCGGTGGACGGCCTCCAGATCAACCTCGTCGACACCCCCGGCCACCCCGACTTCATCGCCGAGGTCGAGCGCGCCCTGTCGGTCCTCGACGCGGCCGTGCTCGTGCTGTCCGCCGTCGAAGGCGTCCAGGCGCAGACACGCGTCCTGATGCGGTCGCTGCGCCGGTTGCGGCTCCCCACACTGCTGTTCGTCAACAAGATCGACCGAAGGGGCGCGAGGCCCGAGGACCTGACGGCCGACATCCGCCGCAAGCTGGCCCCTGACATCGTGCCGCTCGCCACCGTGCGCGAACCGGGCACCGGCCGGGCACGAGCCGTGCCGCTGCCGGTCACCTCGGCGGCCGAGGTGCTCGCCGAGCACGACGAGGCGTGGCTGGCGCGGCTCGTCGACGGGCCCGCCCCCGGCGCGTCCGAGACGCGGGCCCTGCTCGCCGCGCAGACCACCGCCGGGCTGGTCCACCCCCTCCTGTTCGGCTCGGCCCTCACGGGTGAGGGCACCAGGGACCTGACCGGCGCGGTGGCCGCACTCGTACGGCCGCCCGCCGCCGACCCGGCCGGGCCCGCGCGCGGCACCGTCTTCGCAGTGGAGCGGGCCGGCCGGGGCCGCGAGAAGACCGCCTACCTGCGGCTGTTCGACGGCGAGGTGCGTGAACGGCGGCGCGTCGTCCTGCGCCGGTCCCTGCCGGGCGGCGGCATCGAGGAGTACGCCGGCAGGATCGCCCGGCTCGACGTCCTCACCGCGAGGGCGCCCGGCGCGGCGCGGCCGCCCGCGACCGTGCGGGACGCCGGCCCCCCGGCGGAACCGGGCACCCCGGGGATTTCGGGCGGCCCCGGCCAACCGGACCGCCGGGGCGCTCTCCCGGACGATCCGGCCGCCACGGGTACGCAGGAGCCGGGCGGTGTGCTGCGCGCCGGAGGCATCGCCGCCGTGCGCGGACTGCCCGGCGTACGGGTCGGCGACCGGCTCGGTGCCGCCCCCGAGGACACCCGCGAGGCACGGTTCCCGCCGCCCGGCCTCGAAACCGTCGTCCGCCCGGTACGCCCCGGCCAGGAGGCCGCCCTGCACGCGGCGCTGACCGAGCTCGCCGACGAGGACCCGCTGATCGGTACCCGGGTCGCGGGGGACGGGCAGATCTCGGTCCTGCTCCATGGCGAGGTGCAGCGGGAGGTCGTCGGTGAGCGGCTGCGCCGGGAGTACGCCGTCGACGCCGAGTTCGCGCCCGTCACACCGGTCTGCTTCGAGCGACCCTCCGGCACCGGGGAGGCGCTGACCATGGTGGATCCGCTGCGCGGTGGCGTGTACTGGGCGACCGTGGGCCTCAGGATCGGCCCCGGTGCGAGGGACTCCGGCGTCACGTTCAGGCGCGAGGTCGAGTGGGGAGCGCTGCCGCGCGCGTTCCACCGGGCGATCGAGGAGAGCGTACGGCGCACGCTCCGCCAGGGACTCTACGGCTGGGAGGTGACCGACTGCGTGGTCACCCTCCACACGGTCGGCTACGTGTCACCGCTGAGCACCGCCGCCGACTTCCGGGGCCTGACCCCGCTGGTGCTGCGCCGTGCGCTGGAGGCGGCCGGAACCGACGTGTACGAGCCCTGCCGGCGTACGGAGATCGAGATCCCGGCCGACGCACTGAACGTGGTCACCGGCTTCCTCACCGCCATCGGCGCCGGTGTCCGGGCCACCGTGGAAAGAGGCGGTGGCTGGCTCGTCACGGCCGATGTACCGGCCGCGGCGGCCGGCCGCCTCAACACCGCTCTTCCCGGCCTGACCAGGGGCGAAGGGGCCGCGTACGCGGATCGGGGCCCGGATCGCAGGGTGCGGGGAACGCCGCCGCGCAGGGACACGGACGGGTGCTGA
- a CDS encoding S53 family peptidase: MTPRLKFLALAAAPALLAAVVPVAAAGTPSPAATRAAIAGDVVPGLTAHAARTGSVAADRPLSVAVSLAPRDRAALAAFVAKVSDPASADYGHYLTKAQFASRFGRTTAEVAQVKDYLKSQGLTVGTVHSGNLLIDAKGTAAQLQKAFGTTLSTYKDASTGRAFYANDSTPTVPAAVASLVSDVAGLNNHAVLHHAAPAKVTPRSGPGGGYTPAQIKGGYNVSGTYTGSGQKVALLEFDGFQQSNITSYDSHYGLGSAAPTVKKVSGGSGALGDGQVEVELDIEVLNAVAPKAAVTVFEGPNSDAGEVDTYQAIVDSGIPTTSISWGAAESQRTSSNISAVDAVFAQGAAEGLGFFAASGDSGSDDAGTGGTSVDYPASDPNVTGVGGTTLTVTSSNVWSKETAWSGGGGGKSSVFKIPSWQTPVQKSQGGGNRQVPDVAALANPSPGVSIYSQGSWGQVGGTSAAAPEWAAFAALYNQQAAAAGKPNLGSANPALYAAAGTGFHDVTSGNNGAYSAATGWDFTTGWGSYNAATLASKLLSK; encoded by the coding sequence GTGACCCCACGTCTCAAGTTCCTCGCTCTCGCCGCCGCTCCGGCCCTGCTCGCCGCGGTGGTCCCCGTCGCCGCCGCCGGAACCCCCAGCCCCGCCGCGACCCGTGCCGCGATAGCCGGCGACGTCGTCCCCGGACTCACCGCCCACGCGGCCCGTACCGGCTCGGTCGCCGCCGACCGGCCCCTCTCGGTGGCCGTGAGCCTGGCCCCGAGAGACCGCGCCGCGCTCGCGGCGTTCGTCGCCAAGGTGAGCGACCCGGCCTCGGCCGACTACGGCCACTACCTGACCAAGGCCCAGTTCGCCTCCCGCTTCGGGCGGACCACCGCCGAGGTCGCGCAGGTGAAGGACTACCTGAAGTCCCAGGGCCTCACCGTCGGTACGGTCCACTCCGGCAACCTCCTGATCGACGCCAAGGGCACCGCGGCCCAGCTGCAGAAGGCGTTCGGGACCACGCTGTCCACGTACAAGGACGCCTCCACGGGCCGTGCCTTCTACGCCAACGACTCCACCCCCACGGTGCCCGCCGCCGTCGCGTCCCTCGTGAGCGACGTCGCCGGCCTCAACAACCACGCGGTGCTGCACCACGCGGCGCCCGCGAAGGTCACCCCGCGCAGCGGCCCCGGCGGCGGCTACACGCCGGCGCAGATCAAGGGCGGCTACAACGTCTCCGGTACGTACACCGGAAGCGGCCAGAAGGTCGCCCTGCTGGAGTTCGACGGCTTCCAGCAGTCGAACATCACCAGCTACGACAGCCACTACGGCCTGGGCTCCGCGGCCCCCACCGTGAAGAAGGTCTCCGGGGGCTCCGGCGCCCTCGGCGACGGCCAGGTCGAGGTCGAACTCGACATCGAGGTGCTGAACGCGGTGGCGCCCAAGGCCGCCGTGACGGTCTTCGAGGGCCCCAACTCCGACGCGGGCGAGGTCGACACGTACCAGGCCATCGTCGACAGCGGCATTCCCACCACGTCGATCAGCTGGGGCGCGGCCGAGTCCCAGCGCACCAGCTCCAACATCAGCGCGGTCGACGCCGTCTTCGCACAGGGCGCCGCCGAGGGCCTCGGCTTCTTCGCGGCCTCCGGTGACAGCGGCTCCGACGACGCGGGCACCGGCGGGACCTCGGTCGACTACCCGGCGAGCGACCCGAACGTGACCGGCGTCGGCGGCACCACGCTGACCGTCACCTCCTCGAACGTGTGGAGCAAGGAGACCGCCTGGAGCGGCGGCGGTGGCGGCAAGTCCAGCGTCTTCAAGATCCCGAGCTGGCAGACCCCGGTCCAGAAGAGCCAGGGCGGCGGCAACCGCCAGGTGCCCGACGTGGCGGCCCTGGCCAACCCGAGCCCCGGTGTCTCGATCTACTCCCAGGGCAGCTGGGGACAGGTCGGCGGCACCAGCGCCGCGGCGCCGGAATGGGCGGCCTTCGCCGCGCTGTACAACCAGCAGGCGGCCGCGGCGGGCAAGCCCAACCTCGGCTCCGCCAACCCGGCGCTCTACGCGGCGGCAGGCACCGGCTTCCACGACGTCACCAGTGGCAACAACGGCGCCTACTCCGCGGCCACGGGCTGGGACTTCACCACGGGCTGGGGCTCCTACAACGCCGCGACCCTGGCGTCGAAGCTCCTCAGCAAGTGA